A DNA window from Ornithobacterium rhinotracheale DSM 15997 contains the following coding sequences:
- a CDS encoding DUF3109 family protein, whose protein sequence is MIQIDYTVISTDVLRKEFVCNLKACKGICCVEGDSGAPLEEEELPILDEIYEKVKPYMRAEGIQATEEQGKYVKDFEDDWVTPLVNNAECAYVIFENGGTRCAIEKAHSEGAIDYKKPISCHLYPIRVNKYKSFSAVNYHAWDICKDACVLGKELGVTVAEFAKEALIRKFGEAWYEQLMIAQKELQNNKLF, encoded by the coding sequence ATGATTCAGATTGACTATACCGTAATCAGTACCGATGTACTAAGAAAAGAATTTGTTTGTAATCTAAAAGCTTGTAAGGGAATCTGTTGTGTGGAGGGCGATAGCGGAGCTCCGCTGGAAGAGGAGGAGTTGCCTATTTTAGATGAAATCTACGAAAAAGTAAAACCTTACATGAGAGCCGAGGGTATTCAAGCCACTGAGGAACAAGGCAAGTATGTCAAAGATTTTGAAGATGATTGGGTAACCCCACTTGTAAACAATGCCGAGTGTGCCTATGTGATTTTTGAAAATGGAGGCACGCGTTGTGCCATAGAAAAAGCACATTCCGAGGGAGCTATTGATTACAAAAAACCGATTTCGTGCCATTTATACCCCATTCGTGTCAATAAATACAAAAGCTTTAGTGCCGTGAACTATCATGCTTGGGACATTTGTAAAGATGCCTGCGTATTGGGCAAGGAATTAGGCGTTACGGTTGCCGAATTTGCTAAAGAAGCCTTAATCAGAAAATTTGGCGAAGCTTGGTACGAGCAGCTTATGATTGCACAAAAAGAATTACAAAACAATAAATTATTTTAA
- a CDS encoding DUF6909 family protein, with amino-acid sequence MVTNSPLARKSTEAIERLYITMRHLFYRGSFRVSGNSGNALRDLLLRLNPEIYGSISDPNKVELDGLNYVLDRLPQGIEECAYINLTAAEGYNDATFEVIVPAKRRRNCYRIDEEQMNIEVSRGRSEIYDVLTHLTFFYHEADKIRDKAIGTNLKKPNRLWQKLEEFIFSQEPVTDKARAVALMHLSDILGRTYEEVYRAHESFSTPNKPDRLFHVVYWMGRLSQLDALGEIHREIAFTATLISQIGHHATGEKWANQIKKVLYDNNLIHRPLHIISSNMHSVMNMLFAHHALGETYVEEEKFSVYEKLSSKHHKALREKVNEYATKAGMLKIEDTSGANINVQIIDLQNLNLKETAFSEFKSKDAVLLVMDYAFGEQAFEVMDELLKPYKAHETRTHMKVESISIMGKAGILEGQKGDIIVPTSHVFEGTADNYPFHNELTFSDFCNEELGVYQGMMITVLGTSLQNKDLLHFFRDTSWGCVGLEMEGAHYHKAIQIASKIRGHIQPDIKVRYAYYASDNPLETGSTLASGGLGLTGVRPTYLITKKIIEQILKD; translated from the coding sequence ATGGTAACAAATTCACCTTTAGCTAGAAAATCTACCGAAGCCATCGAGCGTTTATACATCACCATGCGCCATTTGTTTTATCGAGGCTCGTTCAGAGTGAGTGGCAATTCTGGAAACGCCTTGCGCGATTTGTTACTCCGATTAAATCCCGAAATTTATGGCTCTATTTCGGATCCCAACAAAGTAGAACTCGACGGGCTGAATTATGTGCTCGATCGCTTGCCACAAGGCATCGAGGAGTGTGCATACATCAACCTCACTGCGGCAGAGGGATATAACGATGCCACTTTTGAGGTAATTGTCCCAGCCAAGCGTCGTCGCAATTGCTACCGAATCGATGAGGAGCAAATGAATATTGAGGTTTCTCGCGGACGAAGCGAGATTTATGATGTGCTCACGCACCTCACTTTCTTTTATCACGAGGCGGATAAAATCAGAGATAAAGCCATAGGCACAAATCTTAAAAAGCCTAATCGTCTGTGGCAGAAGTTGGAGGAATTTATCTTTAGCCAAGAGCCCGTGACCGATAAAGCACGAGCTGTGGCTTTGATGCATCTTTCCGATATTTTGGGGCGCACCTACGAGGAAGTATACCGAGCGCATGAATCTTTCTCTACGCCCAATAAGCCAGACAGATTGTTCCATGTGGTGTATTGGATGGGGAGATTAAGTCAATTAGATGCTTTGGGCGAAATTCACCGAGAAATCGCATTTACAGCCACTTTGATTTCTCAAATTGGTCATCATGCAACGGGCGAAAAGTGGGCAAACCAGATTAAAAAAGTATTATACGACAATAATTTAATTCACCGGCCACTGCATATCATCAGCTCCAATATGCACAGTGTGATGAATATGCTTTTTGCGCATCATGCTTTGGGCGAAACTTATGTAGAAGAAGAAAAATTCAGCGTGTACGAAAAACTTTCGAGCAAGCATCACAAAGCCTTGCGTGAAAAAGTAAACGAATATGCCACCAAAGCAGGAATGTTAAAAATCGAAGACACTTCGGGTGCAAATATCAATGTTCAAATCATTGATTTACAGAATTTGAATTTAAAAGAAACCGCTTTTTCTGAATTTAAATCAAAAGACGCCGTGCTACTTGTCATGGATTATGCCTTTGGGGAGCAAGCCTTTGAAGTAATGGACGAGTTGCTGAAACCTTACAAAGCACACGAAACTCGCACGCACATGAAGGTGGAAAGTATTTCAATCATGGGAAAAGCTGGAATTCTAGAAGGGCAGAAAGGGGATATCATTGTGCCGACTTCGCATGTATTTGAGGGGACAGCCGATAATTATCCTTTCCATAATGAATTAACTTTCTCAGACTTCTGTAACGAAGAGCTGGGCGTGTACCAAGGAATGATGATCACTGTGCTTGGTACATCTCTGCAAAACAAGGATTTGCTACATTTCTTCCGAGACACCTCTTGGGGTTGCGTAGGGCTTGAGATGGAAGGGGCACATTACCACAAAGCCATTCAAATTGCGAGCAAAATTCGTGGGCACATTCAGCCAGATATCAAGGTGCGTTATGCTTATTATGCGTCGGATAATCCGCTGGAAACAGGAAGTACTTTGGCTTCGGGTGGGCTAGGGCTCACAGGCGTGCGACCTACTTATTTGATTACCAAAAAAATCATCGAGCAGATTTTAAAAGATTAA
- a CDS encoding arsenate reductase family protein, producing MKRIYYLSTCDTCKKILQSIDTQGFELVDIKQNPLSEKQLNELYAMTGSYEKLFSKRARLYKSLGLKDKNLSEADFKKYLLEDYTFLQRPVLVDGDYISVGSSPKTKKELQEKYPI from the coding sequence ATGAAAAGAATTTACTATCTCAGTACTTGCGACACTTGCAAAAAAATATTGCAAAGTATCGACACACAAGGATTTGAATTGGTGGATATTAAGCAAAATCCACTAAGCGAAAAGCAACTCAATGAATTGTATGCGATGACGGGGAGCTATGAAAAATTGTTTTCCAAACGCGCTAGATTATATAAAAGTTTAGGGCTAAAAGATAAAAATCTATCAGAAGCCGATTTTAAAAAATATTTGCTAGAAGATTACACCTTTTTGCAGCGTCCCGTGCTTGTAGATGGCGACTACATTTCGGTGGGGAGCAGCCCTAAAACCAAAAAGGAATTACAAGAAAAATATCCGATTTAG
- a CDS encoding N-acetylmuramoyl-L-alanine amidase family protein, producing MKKVLNVLGIALLLLGMSFSQYDKKIVVIDAGHGGNDHGVVVDSNAEKAISLAIAKKVQNLFKDSEVEIVLLRDEDKFVPLTDRVAKIQKLNPDYVISLHMDSAKDTNRNGSTIYTSKKGKKHEASQALAQKFKNTDYFKDAQLGNANFILLRQVDCPSVIVELGFLTNEADRANLSSENGQAAIAEAIASVIKS from the coding sequence ATGAAAAAAGTATTAAATGTATTAGGCATAGCACTTTTGCTATTAGGTATGTCGTTTTCACAATACGACAAAAAAATTGTTGTAATCGATGCAGGTCATGGCGGAAATGACCACGGCGTGGTGGTTGATAGTAATGCCGAGAAAGCGATCAGCTTAGCCATTGCCAAGAAAGTGCAGAATTTATTTAAAGATTCTGAGGTAGAGATTGTTTTATTAAGAGATGAAGACAAATTTGTTCCGCTTACAGATCGTGTGGCAAAAATCCAGAAATTAAACCCAGATTATGTGATTTCGTTGCATATGGATAGTGCTAAAGATACCAATCGCAATGGTAGCACCATCTACACAAGCAAAAAAGGTAAAAAGCACGAAGCATCTCAAGCCCTTGCGCAAAAATTTAAAAACACAGATTATTTTAAAGATGCTCAGTTAGGAAATGCTAATTTTATACTTTTAAGACAAGTTGATTGCCCTTCGGTAATTGTAGAATTGGGCTTTTTGACCAACGAGGCAGATCGAGCAAATTTAAGCTCAGAAAACGGACAAGCAGCAATCGCAGAAGCCATAGCATCCGTTATTAAATCATAG
- a CDS encoding GNAT family N-acetyltransferase has product MRKVLFIPAKTTYLLRNEILRPGLPIESVHFDGDLAAGTFHLGVFVDDTLACVGSFMLSEFNGTPAYQLRGMATHEKFQQQGLGRLLMEKAEKIVFANDIKSIWCNAREIAVPFYTKLGYHTHGDFFMIEGVGNHVVMAKDL; this is encoded by the coding sequence ATGAGAAAAGTACTTTTTATCCCAGCCAAAACCACCTATCTCTTGCGAAACGAGATTTTACGCCCTGGCTTGCCCATAGAATCCGTGCATTTTGACGGAGATTTGGCGGCAGGCACATTTCATTTGGGCGTTTTTGTAGATGACACTCTTGCCTGCGTGGGAAGTTTTATGCTCTCTGAATTTAACGGAACGCCTGCTTACCAATTGCGCGGTATGGCAACACACGAAAAGTTTCAGCAACAGGGGCTTGGGCGTTTACTCATGGAAAAAGCCGAAAAAATCGTTTTTGCCAATGATATTAAATCCATTTGGTGCAATGCGCGTGAAATTGCTGTTCCTTTTTATACTAAATTAGGCTACCACACACACGGCGATTTTTTTATGATTGAAGGCGTAGGCAATCATGTGGTAATGGCTAAAGATTTATAA
- the nusB gene encoding transcription antitermination factor NusB, which produces MLGRRQLRAKAMQTLYAYYRGNDDARSIEINMVKGVREIETLYMVLLELTLAIKNQAEQKIEIGLSKNFPTPEEANPNRRFVQNPIFKVLEVNLQLIEFREDHKEFNWDVEDVYPKRIFRQFIESEEYKNYMAQEEVSFKDHSKIACVLFEKFIAPSEEVASFLEDKKLNWSNDLAVANTMVLNTLRSFTAKSDENTHLLKLLLDESHLDFTRELVRQSLRYEGELTQIIEETASNWELDRMALLDRIMLQMALAEFLHFPSIPTKVTINEYVEIAKNYSTLNSATFINGILDKASKDLNEAGRIRKSARGLM; this is translated from the coding sequence ATGTTAGGAAGAAGACAATTACGCGCCAAGGCAATGCAAACCTTATATGCCTATTATCGAGGAAACGATGATGCAAGGAGTATAGAAATTAATATGGTGAAAGGGGTAAGAGAAATTGAAACCCTATACATGGTCTTGCTAGAGCTTACGCTAGCTATAAAAAATCAAGCCGAACAAAAAATTGAAATAGGTCTTAGTAAAAACTTTCCTACGCCAGAGGAAGCAAATCCAAACCGAAGATTTGTTCAAAATCCGATTTTTAAGGTATTGGAAGTTAATCTACAATTGATTGAGTTTCGCGAAGATCACAAAGAATTCAACTGGGATGTGGAAGATGTGTATCCTAAAAGAATTTTTCGCCAGTTTATAGAATCAGAGGAGTATAAAAACTACATGGCACAGGAGGAAGTGAGCTTTAAAGATCATAGTAAGATCGCTTGTGTTTTGTTCGAGAAATTTATAGCTCCAAGCGAGGAGGTAGCCTCATTCTTAGAAGATAAAAAACTAAACTGGTCAAATGATTTAGCCGTGGCTAATACAATGGTGCTTAATACATTGAGATCATTTACAGCCAAGAGTGATGAAAATACACATTTATTGAAGTTATTGCTTGATGAGTCTCATTTAGATTTCACAAGAGAATTGGTAAGACAAAGTCTTCGTTACGAGGGAGAGCTTACGCAAATTATAGAAGAAACGGCAAGCAATTGGGAGCTAGATCGTATGGCATTGCTAGATCGTATTATGCTCCAAATGGCTTTGGCGGAATTTTTGCACTTCCCAAGTATTCCTACCAAGGTTACGATTAACGAATATGTGGAAATTGCTAAAAACTATTCAACCTTGAATAGTGCCACATTTATCAATGGTATTTTGGATAAAGCTTCAAAGGATTTAAACGAAGCAGGCAGAATTAGAAAAAGTGCAAGAGGATTAATGTAA
- a CDS encoding DUF1573 domain-containing protein codes for MKRVKIVALALFASLAVVSCKKETKQEQVLETQPVENTAVVQEEEPTVDPATAPTLVLAQEVYDFGDVKAGETAEQVITFKNEGKGPLIIKKAQASCGCTVPEYDQEPVPVGGEGKLTVKYKAPEVNGKVTKEVTLTTNTVKGRETFKITANVVGGKEREVAPVAPAPNL; via the coding sequence ATGAAGAGAGTAAAAATAGTAGCTTTAGCATTGTTTGCCAGCTTAGCCGTAGTTTCTTGTAAAAAAGAAACTAAGCAAGAACAAGTGCTAGAGACTCAACCAGTAGAAAATACAGCCGTAGTGCAAGAGGAAGAACCTACAGTAGACCCTGCAACTGCACCTACTTTAGTTTTGGCACAAGAGGTTTACGATTTTGGAGATGTAAAAGCAGGCGAAACAGCTGAGCAGGTAATTACATTTAAAAATGAAGGAAAAGGACCTCTAATCATCAAAAAAGCACAAGCTTCTTGTGGTTGCACAGTTCCAGAATATGATCAAGAGCCAGTGCCAGTAGGAGGCGAAGGCAAGCTTACTGTGAAGTATAAAGCTCCTGAAGTGAACGGAAAGGTAACAAAAGAAGTAACGCTTACTACCAATACTGTAAAAGGTAGAGAAACATTTAAAATTACAGCTAATGTTGTTGGAGGAAAAGAAAGAGAAGTAGCTCCAGTAGCACCAGCACCAAATTTATAA
- the yajC gene encoding preprotein translocase subunit YajC, whose amino-acid sequence MGGDGMMSLVFFGLMFVIMYFFMIRPQVQKQKRERKFQESLDRGARIVTTSGIHGKVVEINGDIVTVETGAGKIRFEKTAISQELTAARYGNAAKEEEKK is encoded by the coding sequence ATGGGAGGAGACGGAATGATGTCTTTGGTATTTTTCGGATTAATGTTTGTAATCATGTATTTCTTCATGATTCGTCCGCAGGTACAAAAACAAAAAAGAGAAAGAAAGTTTCAAGAATCACTAGATAGAGGAGCCAGAATTGTTACAACCTCAGGAATCCATGGGAAAGTGGTAGAAATCAATGGAGATATTGTAACAGTAGAAACAGGCGCTGGAAAAATCAGATTTGAGAAAACAGCAATCTCTCAAGAATTGACAGCAGCTCGCTATGGAAACGCTGCGAAAGAGGAAGAGAAAAAATAA
- the rpsT gene encoding 30S ribosomal protein S20 → MANHKSALKRIRQTQTRRLRNKYYHTTMRNAVRALRAETDKEKAVERLPQVVSMIDRVAKRNIIHKNKAGNLKSKLAKHINSL, encoded by the coding sequence ATGGCAAATCATAAGTCTGCATTAAAAAGAATTAGACAAACGCAAACTAGAAGATTGCGTAACAAATATTATCACACTACTATGAGAAACGCAGTGAGAGCTCTAAGAGCTGAGACTGATAAAGAGAAAGCTGTAGAAAGATTACCTCAAGTAGTTTCTATGATTGATAGAGTGGCTAAAAGAAACATTATCCACAAAAACAAAGCAGGGAACTTAAAAAGTAAACTAGCTAAACATATCAATTCTTTATAA
- a CDS encoding C40 family peptidase produces MPKASNYIVLLLAIVTLSSCGTSNNYLSSQYKESNNTNSLPVQSRAKNLYAVKVSLKKPKINYDDKITPIVDTNRAKVLEKLENNSFTSYFDLTVNKLIHEAETYLGTPYRFGGTTRSGIDCSAFMQRIYEAEGIELPRISSSQANIGVRVTRDELQKGDLIFFSTTSRSRVTHVGMVYDVQDGKVRFIHASSSKGVTVSDLDESYWNSRYRTARRVEEFATPQLVKNSELKNKDI; encoded by the coding sequence ATGCCGAAAGCAAGTAATTATATAGTCTTACTGTTAGCAATTGTAACTCTCAGTTCCTGTGGAACTTCTAATAATTATTTATCTTCTCAATATAAAGAATCTAATAATACTAATAGTTTACCCGTTCAGTCTCGCGCTAAAAACTTATACGCGGTAAAAGTTTCTCTCAAGAAACCTAAAATTAATTACGACGATAAAATTACTCCTATAGTGGACACGAATCGTGCCAAAGTTTTAGAAAAGCTAGAGAATAATTCATTTACTTCTTATTTCGATCTCACAGTTAATAAATTAATCCACGAAGCAGAAACTTATTTAGGGACTCCTTATAGATTTGGTGGCACTACAAGAAGCGGTATCGATTGCTCAGCTTTTATGCAAAGAATTTATGAGGCAGAAGGGATTGAGCTTCCTAGAATTTCAAGCAGCCAAGCAAACATAGGAGTGCGAGTAACAAGAGATGAGTTGCAAAAAGGGGATTTGATTTTCTTTTCAACTACTTCTCGCTCAAGAGTTACGCATGTGGGAATGGTCTATGATGTGCAAGACGGGAAAGTGAGATTTATTCACGCATCAAGTTCAAAAGGAGTTACGGTTTCTGATTTAGATGAGAGCTATTGGAACAGCCGATACAGAACTGCTAGAAGAGTTGAGGAGTTTGCGACACCTCAATTGGTGAAAAACTCAGAGTTAAAAAATAAAGATATTTAA